TTCAACTTCTGTCCATTTTCATAAAAGATATCATCTTAGCTCTGTGAAATTAAGGGGAACTGCCCTATTTTTTGTCTTTGTCCCTCACAATCGAGAGCATCCTTCTCAGTGATGTTTTAACTAGTTTCATctatttcttaatgttttattttctgcaatcattttcaaaatataaagttgTACTTTTAAATAGTAAAGCTTCCTTTATGTTTTAATTCAGTAACAGGGTGATTAGCATGTTTATTTTGCTAGAGCAACCTGatggaaatacaaaaggaaaggaaaataaaatttgtggaGACTATTCAGAAACTTAGAAAgactattataaaatataaatggaagATCAGGATATAGGTTTCTAGTatcaagattaaaagacaaattttaagttttgcataataaaaaaacaaaaatagaattttcttaGAAATTAGTTCCCTCTGAGATTTTCTTAGCCCATTTGAttactaaacagaaaaaaatttaatagcaaCCACTTTTCCAAGAGCCTTTTTTATGTCCTGGTTTCTCAggctgtagatgaaggggttcagcatgggcGTCACCACAGAGAACATCACAGCAGCTGCTACATCTGTCTCAGCTGCGTGGGAGGACAAAGGGTTGAAATACAGAAATATGATGGTGCTATAGAAGAGGAATACCACAGCCAGGTGGgagccacaggtggagaaggctttccATCTCCCCTTTGTGGATGGGACTCTCAGGACAGCACAGGTGATAAGGACATATGATACCAGGATGCAAATAAATGGAGCGATCATTATCGGCCCTGCTTCAATTAGAATCATCAGCTCATTGAGGTGTGTGTCAGAGCAGGAGAGTTTGAGGAGGGGAGTCACATCACAGAAGAAGTGGGGGATGGCATTGTCTGCACAGAAGGAGAGTCGAGCCATCAGCAGGGTGTGCAGGAGCATATCCAGACTGGCAGTGACCCACGACCCAGTGACCAGCAGGGCACAGAGCTGGGGGGTCATCTTCGCTGAGTAGTGTAAGGGGTGGCATACAGCCACaaagcggtcataggccatcacagccAGGAGGAAATTGTCTATGTCCATGAACATGAAAACAAAGTACATCTGCGTGAGACacccagagaaagagatggtCTGTCTCCCGAGTAGGTGGTTGGCCAGCACCTTGGGGACAGTggtggaggagaagcaggtgtcCACAAAGGACAGGTtgcagaggaagaagtacatggggacGTGGAGGCGGGAGTCCACACTGATGGCCAGGAGGATGAGCAGGTTTCCCAGGACCGTGGCCAGGTACATGGTGaggaagagcaggaagaggagctgctgctgctggggctgcctggagagccccaggaggaggaacTCAGAGACTCGCGACTGGTTCACCTCTCCCATGGGGCCGGACTAAGATGCAGAGATGAGAAGCAGAGGTCAGAAACCTAGAAGCTAATGCTTTGGGTGCAATAATCAAAGCTCCAGCCATAGTTATGCTAATAAACCCTCTAAGGTTGCTcaaaggcttcccaagtggcactagtggtaaagaacccacctgccaatgcaggagacataagagaagcaggttcaatccctgggttggcaagatcccctggaggaggaaacggcaacccactccagtattcttgcctggagaatacaatggacagagaagcctgggctattgtccatggggtcacaaagagtcgggcatgactgaagtgactccaTGCACGCAGAGTTGCTCAGTCAGAATCTGCCCCTACCCGCCACACCCTCAACTTCCAACTCCCAGTCCTAGATGATACTGGTCCCAttggattcatttttttaaattatatcaaatataacataaaaataatgcaCAGCCCTCCCCTGCCGTTATGTGTGTCTCTATTAAGATTCCCAGTCTTTCTCCTACTTAGTAGTTCGTAGAGAGAAGAGAAACGGTTGGTATTGGGTTTATCTCAAGCTCCAGCTGAGGACAGCTACTattccctggatttggaagatttAACGAAGGAGGTCCTTCCAAAAACTTCACccattaataaagaaatatttagacTTGCCtgatggtccattggttaagattctgagctcccactactaagatcccacatgctacacagcacaacccaaaagagaaagaaatgttgaCTGTTACCATCTTACCTGGAAAAGCTTGTGCTGTTGCCATCAAGTGTGCTTCACCTCTGAGGAACTGGCCAGGGTTCTGTCTTTATTACAAGGTTTGGAAAGGCTTGGAAGGATAGGTAGGTCCTGAGCAGGTGAGAAGCAGAGTGTTCATGACCTCAGCTTTCTGTGCAGGAAGGATGTTTTTTGGAGCGGGGGAGGGTTGGTCAGAGATGGTTTTTTACAGTAGCCTCCATGGCCATTGGGACCAGATTCCCTGAGAGCCTTATTAGAGACAAGCAGAAAGTAATTGTCCCACCTGTTTCCTGGTCCCTATGAGACCACAATGAAAACAAAGTATATGATCTAACCTCAGGATCAGAACTGGAAGATAAAGCTGTCTGGGTGGAGAGGAGTCCCAGGGAAAATCCTCTGTAATTTCCAATTTCATCACCTTGCTGATCTGGGCTCATGCTTATGTATTTGAC
The sequence above is drawn from the Cervus canadensis isolate Bull #8, Minnesota chromosome 32, ASM1932006v1, whole genome shotgun sequence genome and encodes:
- the LOC122433270 gene encoding olfactory receptor 1F1-like isoform X2, whose translation is MGEVNQSRVSEFLLLGLSRQPQQQQLLFLLFLTMYLATVLGNLLILLAISVDSRLHVPMYFFLCNLSFVDTCFSSTTVPKVLANHLLGRQTISFSGCLTQMYFVFMFMDIDNFLLAVMAYDRFVAVCHPLHYSAKMTPQLCALLVTGSWVTASLDMLLHTLLMARLSFCADNAIPHFFCDVTPLLKLSCSDTHLNELMILIEAGPIMIAPFICILVSYVLITCAVLRVPSTKGRWKAFSTCGSHLAVVFLFYSTIIFLYFNPLSSHAAETDVAAAVMFSVVTPMLNPFIYSLRNQDIKKALGKVVAIKFFSV
- the LOC122433270 gene encoding olfactory receptor 1F1-like isoform X1; this encodes MFSDVSGPMGEVNQSRVSEFLLLGLSRQPQQQQLLFLLFLTMYLATVLGNLLILLAISVDSRLHVPMYFFLCNLSFVDTCFSSTTVPKVLANHLLGRQTISFSGCLTQMYFVFMFMDIDNFLLAVMAYDRFVAVCHPLHYSAKMTPQLCALLVTGSWVTASLDMLLHTLLMARLSFCADNAIPHFFCDVTPLLKLSCSDTHLNELMILIEAGPIMIAPFICILVSYVLITCAVLRVPSTKGRWKAFSTCGSHLAVVFLFYSTIIFLYFNPLSSHAAETDVAAAVMFSVVTPMLNPFIYSLRNQDIKKALGKVVAIKFFSV